The nucleotide sequence GGGCGCGCACCGGCTCCGAGCCCGTAGTCCTGCCCCAAGGATGGAGAAGCAGACGGAACCAAGGGGTGCGGACGGGAGTGGCGGCGACGCGGCCATGAATGGTGAGGGAGCGGAAGCGGATGAGGAAATCTTTCGGGGCATGGCGATGCACCGAGAAGTCACCATCGGCAAGCCCGAACTGGGCGCGCAGGGTGTCGGCGACCTCTTCTGGGGAGATGCCCGAGCGGCATCCAGCCACCGTTGTGACGAGCGCGCGCCCGAGAGCATGCTCGACGGCGATCATCTCCTCGGAGCAGGGAAGGTAGCAGATGGCCGCCGCCGGTCTGCGGGCGAGATGCCCGGAGAGAGGAGTGTTcctggaggaggaggagctcgccggcaAAACGGGCCTGGAGGGCACGGACGACGGGAGGGTCGAGCTTGAGCGAAGGGGCGCTGCCGGCCCGGAGGACGCGGGAGTAGGCAAGTCGGAGCTGGAGCGCGTGGTGGCCGCCTGGTCGGAGGAAGAAGCCAGCGGCATCGTGGCTGCCGGCCTGGAGGACGCGGGCATTGGCAGGCCAGAGGGGGAGCGCGTGGTCGCCGCCGACCCGAAGAACGCGGGGCGACCAGCGGGGGGTGAGGGCGGGGCATGGTCTGAGCCGGCGGCGTGCGACTGCAGACGGCGGCGCTGCGGAGGAGGGACGAAGCCGCCCGACGAGGACGAGGCGTAGGAGAGTTGGGCGGTGCAGTCTTTGGCCTTGTGGCCAAAGAACCGGCAGCGCGCGCAGCAAATGTCGCACCGGCACTCGGAGCGGGGGTGCGCGGTGCTGAAGCAGCGAGGGCACTCGTCGGGGCGCAGCCAGGAGGGGCGCTGGCGCGGGAGCTCACCAGGGCCACGACGCGGGCGGCGGGGGGGCTGGCGCGGCCGCTTCCGGCCCCACGCCATCCCGCGGCGCCGACGCGTCCTCCGCAGGTCGGTAGATCTCGGACCGGATGGAAGGGCGGGCGGGCGACGGAGAGGGTGGCGGGCTGGGGGCCCGGGGGAGGCGGGCGGCGCCTGGGCAGCCGTCCAGCAGAGCGCCTGCCGGTAGGAGGTCGGCGGAGAGCCAGCCGACGACGGGCTCGACTCCATCCGGCGGACCTCGCGCGAGCGACCAACGTCCGAAGGGGGGGAGGCCATGGCTAGCGGTGGCCCCGCCGGCGTGGGAGCGATGGAGCGATGGAGCCGCCGATTCAGAGCCACCAGACCAAAAATGAGAGTCAAGCCAGCAATTCGTCGTTGTACAATACAACCGGCAACTCTCACTCAACTTGCATCGATCCCTGAATGTGGGCGACGAATAAACTCACTGGCTTCCGTCCATTTCTTCACCGACCCACAGAAATAGGAGTGACTTGAACGAAATACACGCGCGCTGGTATGGACACGCACAAGATCCGCGTGGCTAAGCTAGCGATCGTGCAATTGCAGGTGACAACCCGAACATATACAGCGTGGTATCAAAACGTGCGGAAGGACCACGCCTACTGGAAACGACGAATAGCTGGAGGCGATCAGAAGAGACGCACGAACCTGCATGAGAAGGTTCGGGAGGATACCGCCGCCGCGGAGGTCTCCGGCCATCCCCATCGCCAGCCCGGGCCCAGGAGCGGAGGAGGATACCGCGAGGTGCTGCAGCCCCGCGGACTGCAGCCACCGGGCCATCACCGCGTCCCCCGAGTCAGTCGCGGCAGACGACGCCGCGGCAGCTGTGGCGGCGGCCGCGCCACCGCCCCCGCCGACGCGCTGTGGCCGCTTCTGCGGAGCCAGCTTGGCGTCGCGCAAATCGCGGGGCGGCTACGAGAGAGCAGCGTGGGATCTGGAGCTTCTGCAACTGGAGCCCAGATCTGGTGGTGAGACGAGCAATGTGGGCGGGATTGGCGCGGGGTGGGGGGCAGGCAGGGTTTGGGACGAATCGGGATCGATGCTGATCGAATTTGTTGTGGGATACTGGGAttgcaggggaggggaggggattttGGGGGTGGATTGCAGGAGTTTGAAGCTGGTTCTCAAATAGTTTTCGTCGAGAGAGACGTTCTGAGTTGTGACGTTGTTGGTGCTGGTGAGGCAAGTTTGAAACGATAAAATGGGCAAGCTTCAGTCTACTGCCCCCTCGGTCCCATAAGATGTTTGCAAAAACGTCTCATAtaatgagacggagggagtagttcgttGTAAGATGCATGTGCAATGTTTCTTTGACACAATACAGACACCGGCCCTCATCCAAAACAATAAGGTGTGCATTAAGGAGGGTTGTTCGCGCGTGCCACGTGGGCGGGGGCGTACTGTGCGGCGCAGCCAATGGAAGGAGCGGAGGTCTCGCGCTATCAGCATTGAGCCGTCGAGAGAGAGAAAAAAGGGGAAAGAGCGCCAGCCCCACGCCCCCACCAGCCCCAGATTCGTTCCACATCCCCCTATTCCTCTCCCTCTCCGTTTCCTTCCTACCGCCGCCACCACCTGCGACCTCCCCGCAGCCGCCGCGACCGCCGCCACCGCCTGCGACCTCCCCGCAGCCGCCGCGACCCCTGGGAACCCTCTCGCTGATGCCACGTCCTGACCTAGCGATTGGGTGAGAAAAAGTTGCCTTCGCATAGAAGCCAGCAAATCCCTTTCCCGAGGCGCCCTTCTCTCGTCCTTCCCCTATCGCACAGAGCGGCTACACAGAGAGAGACCCCCACCGCCGCTGCACACCACCATCGTCCTCCCCTCACCTAGGCCCCAGATCGAGCAGGCAACGCGGCGCTTGCAGACCCGCGACGGGCGGAGttctcgcgccgccgccggctcctATCCCGTGCGTCCAGCCCTACTTCGTGCACGGGGCGAAACAGTCGCCGCTGCCGGAGCGGCCCTCGGCAGCGAGGAGGCCCAGGTAGACATGGGGCTAGTCGCCAGTTCCCGATCCCGCGTGCTCCAGCCCCTGCTACGCGCACGCGACGAAACGGCCGCTGCTGTCGGAGTGTCcttcggcggcgaggaggcccagGGAGACAGGCCGGCGGTGACGCTCGTACTCCTTCGCGCAGCCACTCCGACGACGGCCAGGTGATCCATTCCCCTCCCTATATTGTTCTCCTTTAGTGCTAGGTTTTCATGTTCCCATTGATTTGTGTGGGACTTTATCGCAGGATTGTTGCTGTCTCTGTTCCTTGAAATCCCATACATGCCCGCGTCCAATTTGTGCTCGTCGTCGCCTTCCTACAATAGCTACGGATCTGCAGGTATAGCCCTCCTTTCGTTTAATCCTCCTTTTGTTAAccctcttttcttttctcattAATTAATATTTGTTTGGGCCATGTTCTGTTCTAAATGCTTGCTACTGATTGCTTGTGAATGGCGCTGGAGCTGGCCGACTAGACCCCTGGAGGTTGGAGGAGGCCTTGGGGAATGGGGATGATGAGCGGCCAGCTGTCGGCAAAACCCCACTGTCATCTCCCATATCCTGCCGTTGGCAATGTGGACCATGGAGAACGCGAGGAAGATTTGGTCTACCCAATGCGGCGATGAGGCGTCTGATGAACGAATAGTCTGTCTGGTCACCTTCGTTCAAGCTATGCATGTGCTCTCTTTTGTTTTCAACTCATGTGGTGATTTTCTGATGTCTTTCAAACTTCCAATTTTATAGATTGGAGGCTCTGCGGAAGAAGAACATGGAGAACACCTCTCTTCCTTTACATCTAAAATTGAATTTACAGGTGATCGATTCATGAAGTTCAAGTGTTTATCAAATTGAATGCAAGGGTGATTAGGATTTTACAGGATTATATTTGCTTATTGTCATAATATTTAAACTACTGATGATGTTCTAGAATGTTATTTGGTATTCCTTTCAGCTATGAAGTGGTTACTTTTAATGTGTTGTTGACAAAGGAACCTACCACTTTGATGATTTGGTATTAGAATGAAACAGACTTGCAATTTCAGTTTGCATCTAactctgatgcttatggttttGAAGTACATCTAATGCTTATGGTCTTGAAGTACGTATCACTGCACAGTTATTAACATATGACTCATACAAAACTTGATGAATTGCAGAGTTATAGTTTCATGATTTCATAATATACTTAATTCAAAAGTTTGGCCTCTATTTGACGAGCAGGTTGTCTTAGAAAATCGACAGCTGAAAGTGACTATTTCAATTCTTATAATCAAGAGCtacaaacttcttctagctccaaaACGAGGCAGGTAATGCAACTTATGCAAGTAAGTGGAGGATGCCCAAAAGATTCAGAAGGGTGTGATGACTGCTTTGAAAAGGCATCACTTCCTAACATAAGCGAAGAGGAGAAAAGGAAGATCCTTCACTTTGTGATTATTGGTAGTGGACCCACTGGGGTTGAATTTGGTGCAGAGCTGCATGTTTTTCTTATCGAAGATATGGTGAAGCTATATCCTGCAATTGAAGAATTTTTGAAGATAAGAATTATTCAGCAAGGAGAACATATATTGAATATGTAGGTCACTATTAACTTACCAGATAATGAGCATTCATCAATCCTGCAGTAATAGCTAAAAAACTATTATATGACAGCCGCTCATCACTAAGAATATGTTTTGGCATGAATAACAATCCTCCAGGGAAATTAATGTACTTAAAAGTCAGCTTCCATGCGCAGATAATGAGTTTGTACTGCTGGTTCACATATAGGAGACTAGAACATGCATGCTGCAGGTAGTGTGCTCCCAGCTAATCATCTCCTGGGATAATACTCAAATAGTGTCAGAGAAAATGAACAATTTGAACATTTATTATTATTAGGAAAACAGTTTAGTCATTAAAAGTGGAACATATATCCTGATCATTGATTTCTTACCAGGATACATTGAACAAAACCACCTTACCTCCATGCTCCAAACAATGCTAGCGTAGGATTAATTCTTACCAAATATTATTAGTAGTTTCTGGATTGTGGCAGATTCCTTCCTGATCTTCATCCATTTTGCTTTTCTTTTTAAGTGGATGTTCCTGACTTCTATGAAATTATCACGCTTACTGTAGACATTGCAATTTTATTGGGAATACGACATTTTGTTGATTTGACAAGGAAATTTTTCCTACTGTTTCAGTATCCATGCCTTTCGTTGTAGCGTCAGTAGATCTTCTCTTTTCTCCATGTTTACTATGAGATGATATATCTATTTCTATAAAGGATAGCTGTGTTTGCTGAAACAAAGTTCCAAAGAGATGACATCGAGTTGAGTATGGATTCAGAGTGATAAAGGTCTCTGGTGGAGGATCATTGGTGTCATATGGGATGGACGTTCGGTCTACTGGCATAGGTGCTCGTCCCTTGACTGGACTGGTGTGATGGAGCCATGGAGATGAAGTGTTTGTCAAATTTCTTGCAAGGGTCGCTACTTGCTTGCTGCCATAATATTTAAACAATTGTTGATTTTctaaaatgtgttttcggcattaGTAGACTCACTTTTGATGTGTTGGTATTAGAATGAAACGTACTTACCATTTCAATTTGCATCTACAGTCTAATGCTTATGGTTTTGAAGTACACATCGCTGCATAGTTACTAACGTATGGTTCATATAGAACTTGATGAATTGCAGAGTTATAATTTCATGATCTCACAAGTTACTAAAATCAAAAGTTTGGCTTCTATTTGATGAGCAGGTTCTCTTAGAAAATCAACAACTGAAGGAGAATGTTTTAATTCCTATAATCAACGGTACAAAGTGGAAGTGGCTGCGAGCACACCACCGTCCGTGCACCTGTCCTTCCTCACTCCAACATCAGATGACCCATCGACCATGGCCATTGTCCCATGCGTGGCCAATAAATTTTACACTGCTGAGGGGAGCGACCAGCTCGTGGTTGTGGTGTCTGGTTGCTCCATCTGGGGTTTGGCGTTTTTTGAACAGGTGCACCACACCATCCACTGCCGATCAATGCCTCTCTTATTCGGATAGGATCATCTTTCGGTCTGGTCAGTTTCATATATTAAATTAGGCCCAAATCGAGTGGTTTCTCGAGGTCAGATGTGAGAAAATCGGATGAGAATTGGGGGTCTGGGCAGCACCTGGGTCTGTCATTGAGGCTTCTCTTTCTCTCGCGTTGCAGGTTGATTTGACTCCGCATAGCGTCTGCGTCCTCACCTCGCTCAAGGTATGTTTTTTTGCTCTTTCCTCCTGTAGTGGAAATTATGTTTAAATCGTGCCGCTTACTGTCCCACCTATTAACCTGCACAAGCCATAATGCTTTTGTATGTTATATGTTTTGCTTAATTGACATGTTGTGATGTGTTCATGTGGTTAGCATTTCATGAATCTGAGAACTTTGTTTTTTTAGAAGATTATCTGAGAACTTCGTTAGTTCATGCTAGTGGTCACTGCTTCAATGATCACCTATATCCAAAATCTTTTTGTCAGGATGTATAGTCATGCGCCTTGCAAAATTGTGCCAGTTTTTGCAAATATGTAAAATAGGTGTCACTGTATCAGATTATCTGTAATAGGGTCTCTATAGTTCTAAAATCCTAACCATTTTGTTGTGAAGTGCACATGTTTCCTGCAAGTGGTATCCTATATTGGATGTGCTTTGTACATGCGTATTTGTCATGTCGAACTGCTGCTGTTACTTATATAGACCTATTATTTTAGGTTAAAAATGTTGGCTTGGAGCCTATCCCTAAAGTCTTGCTGGCTTTTCTGAACATCCAAGCAAAAAACATGGCAGTGATCAGAGCATTTGGTACTGAGGGAAAAGTGAAGGGTCTGAGTAGTGTTCTTTCAATTGAAGTTGTTGAGCCTTCTGGTGTGCCCCCAGAACCGGCTTTCTTTCAGCATCATTAAACAAAGCTTTGAATACTATGCTAGCAGTTTGTAGTTGTGCTCTAAATACATGTTCCCCTACTTGTAATCGCCACTTTTTGTTTGTTTCTGCATTAATTAGTGGATCTAAGGTAGTTAGACACACATTGACTATAATTGGTCATCTCTACTAAGACATGAGTGGCATCAGGACACATGTGCTACGAATCATATCCAAAAGCAATGAAAAGGGTGCCTACAACCTGGCGCCGCACAAGCTCCCTCTGAGGAGGCGCCACGGGGTGGCGCCCCAACTGCTAGTATATATGCGTATATGCATATTCCCTGTGGAGGCACACACACGTACTACCCGTGTGAGCATCTTCGAGAGACGTTTTCATTGACAACGAGgcgtctacggtgacttcgtaaatgtAAGATGGTATGCCCGTGCAATGTTGCTGTTAGAAAAATTGCCGTCTTAAAAAAAAGTTCCCGTGCAATGAGATAAAACAATAATAAACATAATAACATTTATAATGACTAGAAAATTATCCCGCAAAAAATGACTAGAAAATTATCCATGTGTTGCAACAGAGCATAAAATATTATTTTCTTTAACAGTAATTGTCTCAAACATGTAGTATCACATGAATAGCGTGCCCCGAGCCTGCAAtaactagggatggcaatgggtacctaTTACGCATGTACTTTGCGGGTAAAAACTCTATTAGGGCAAGGGTATGAGT is from Triticum aestivum cultivar Chinese Spring chromosome 3A, IWGSC CS RefSeq v2.1, whole genome shotgun sequence and encodes:
- the LOC123061179 gene encoding dolichyl-diphosphooligosaccharide--protein glycosyltransferase subunit 1A encodes the protein MAIVPCVANKFYTAEGSDQLVVVVSGCSIWGLAFFEQVDLTPHSVCVLTSLKVKNVGLEPIPKVLLAFLNIQAKNMAVIRAFGTEGKVKGLSSVLSIEVVEPSGVPPEPAFFQHH